A stretch of the Dioscorea cayenensis subsp. rotundata cultivar TDr96_F1 chromosome 4, TDr96_F1_v2_PseudoChromosome.rev07_lg8_w22 25.fasta, whole genome shotgun sequence genome encodes the following:
- the LOC120259367 gene encoding putative HVA22-like protein g: protein MIGSFLSRALVTILGYVYPAYECYKTVELNRPEIEQLRFWCQYWILVATLSALERVGDAFISWLPMYSEAKLAFFVYLWYPKTRGTTYVYNTFFRPYIANYETEIDRNLLELRTRAGDILVLYWKKSASYVQARFFEILQYVASQSRSQTPASQPVQQRQQSTQTPATTATANVQTAPSSQQLTRIPAISAKVQLQPQAPVKPGASSTAAPTVLQPLKPGAPAAAAPTAQPQNLSVGIPHSTSENVADPAPGEAEVMQIVEIDEVESANATPQEAAIEEAIRLTRGRLRKRATNAGPAGR from the exons ATGATAGGATCTTTTCTTAGTAGAGCCCTGGT AACGATCCTTGGATATGTTTACCCGGCATATGAATGCTACAAAACTGTGGAGCTTAACCGGCCAGAGATTGAGCAGCTGCGCTTTTGGTGTCAATATTG GATTTTGGTTGCCACACTTTCGGCGTTGGAGAGGGTTGGAGATGCTTTCATTTCCTG GCTGCCAATGTATAGCGAAGCTAAATTGGCATTCTTTGTTTACCTGTGGTACCCTAAGACCAGG GGAACTACTTATGTGTACAACACATTCTTTCGGCCTTACATTGCAAACTATGAGACTGAAATTGATAGGAACTTGCTTGAGTTAAGAACAAGAGCTGGGGACATTCTTGTTCTCTATTGGAAAAAGAGTGCTAGTTACGTGCAGGCGAGATTTTTTGAGATATTACAATATGTTGCTTCACAATCACGGTCACAAACTCCAGCCTCTCAGCCTGTTCAG CAACGTCAGCAGAGTACCCAGACACCAGCCACAACAGCAACTGCTAATGTTCAAACAGCACCTTCCTCGCAACAACTGACACGAATTCCTGCCATCTCCGCCAAGGTTCAGCTGCAGCCACAAGCACCTGTTAAGCCTGGTGCTTCCTCCACCGCAGCTCCGACTGTTCTTCAGCCACTTAAGCCTGGCGCTCCTGCTGCTGCAGCTCCGACTGCTCAGCCACAGAACTTGTCAGTAGGAATCCCTCATTCAACTTCAGAAAATGTTGCCGATCCTGCTCCAGGTGAAGCAGAAGTGATGCAGATAGTTGAGATTGATGAAGTTGAGTCAGCTAATGCTACTCCACAAGAAGCTGCCATCGAAGAGGCAATTCGTTTGACTAGAGGCAGGTTAAGAAAACGGGCTACAAATGCTGGACCTGCAGGCCGTTAG